The Candidatus Hydrogenedentota bacterium genome segment CGCAATCGCGCTGTTCGCCTGGCGGCGACGGCGCGGCAAAACCGCGGCTTCTGCGCCGACGCCCAAAACAGCCTGGGAAACGGCGCTCCAGCGGCTCCAGACCCTTGAGAAGGCCGACCTGCCCCTGGCCGGGAAACTGGAGCCTTTTTATGTGGACCTTTCGGCCATTCTCCGGTACTACATCGAGGACCGCTTTTTTATCCGCGCGCCCGAGCAGACCACCCAGGAATTTCTGGAGGCGGCTGCGGAAAACGGCGAACTGAGGGAGGAGCAGCGCGCCTTCCTGGCGGAGTTCCTGCGCCACTGCGACCGGATTAAATTCGCCCGCCATGCCCCGCCCAGGGAGGAGTGCGGCAGGCACTGGGCCGAGGTGCGGCAATTTGTGCTGGACACCATCCCCGGTCAGGATGAGCCCGCGCGGGAGGATGCGGCATGAACGGGCTGCTGAACGCCTTCCGCTTTGAAATGCTGGCGCAGCCCCGCGCCCTGTGGCTGCTGGTTCCCGTGGCGCTCCTCCTGCTTGTCGAGGCCTTCTCCCGTCCGGCGGGCGCGGTTTCCTTCTCCACGGGCCGGATGATCGCCGGTCTTGGCCACAGTGTCCCGCGTCTTCTGCTCACCGTTCCCGCGCTTCTGCGCGCGGGCGGTCTGGCCCTGCTGGTGGTGGCCCTCGCCGGCCCCATGAACGGGTATCAACTGCGCAGGGACCGCGCCGGGGTCATTGACATCATGCTGTGCGTGGATGTTTCCGGCAGCATGCGCCAGACGGACTTCGTCATGAACGGCCAGCAGCGAGACCGGCTGTATGTCACCAAGCAGGCGGTGGCCAATTTCATCAACAGCCGCCGCGAACGCCAGAACAGCCGCTATGGCCTGGACCGGGTGGGGCTGATTCTGTTCTCGGGCATTGCCTGGACGCAGTGCCCGCTCACGCTGGACTACGACATTCTGGAGAAGGAGGTGGAGG includes the following:
- a CDS encoding VWA domain-containing protein; translated protein: MNGLLNAFRFEMLAQPRALWLLVPVALLLLVEAFSRPAGAVSFSTGRMIAGLGHSVPRLLLTVPALLRAGGLALLVVALAGPMNGYQLRRDRAGVIDIMLCVDVSGSMRQTDFVMNGQQRDRLYVTKQAVANFINSRRERQNSRYGLDRVGLILFSGIAWTQCPLTLDYDILEKEVEDARIAPDSKQGTAIGSALGLALRRLGRTEAKSKVVVLLSDGQNNRGELDPVSAAQMAREMGIRVYTIGAGSPQEQVLRGGLFPVRSEAIDEEMLTKVATLTGGKYYLASDTAALMSAYNEINELETTEIDLGDYYEFRDAFMPWLTLGGLLIALSLCVRRRWFDPLP